Proteins from one Bradyrhizobium roseum genomic window:
- a CDS encoding helix-turn-helix domain-containing protein, with protein sequence MPANPGRVEALNWKLVVAEAIRRRRSEKLTQKEHAALAGVSIPTIVAFDRGEETLTLAKVFDILRVVGLVVERDSNSVQGAFVSDALTRWRELTKNLPDNSPGRFPTGSYQFDYALEGDLPTFELHKFKDILEKAVIRHTGWPLFLFLTRHELAPYEKDGTIECWLKPTDETGANRPLGDPAHCDFWRVAPSGRALIVRGYQEDSQDTFAPATIFDTTLPVWRMGELLLHAAELATLMKRDAADIKVRMRAHYSGLTGRVLRNWGNPSSDLIFEGGAARSDEAVLETTATIQDIKEKLADVLHPLVASLFERFGVSGLSVERVRAEVGRLTENSLHSVRS encoded by the coding sequence ATGCCTGCGAATCCTGGAAGAGTAGAAGCTCTCAATTGGAAATTGGTTGTCGCGGAAGCGATACGCCGCCGACGTTCCGAGAAGCTTACGCAAAAAGAGCACGCTGCATTGGCGGGCGTCTCCATTCCAACCATAGTCGCCTTCGATCGTGGTGAGGAGACGCTCACACTCGCCAAGGTGTTCGATATTTTGCGCGTGGTTGGTCTTGTCGTGGAACGCGACTCCAACAGCGTTCAGGGAGCCTTTGTATCTGACGCTCTCACGCGTTGGCGCGAGTTGACCAAAAATCTTCCCGACAATTCGCCGGGGCGTTTTCCCACCGGTTCATACCAATTTGACTACGCGTTGGAAGGCGATCTTCCGACCTTCGAGCTGCACAAATTCAAAGACATTCTGGAGAAGGCCGTCATTCGCCACACCGGTTGGCCACTGTTCTTGTTTCTCACCAGGCACGAACTCGCACCTTATGAGAAGGATGGCACGATCGAATGCTGGCTTAAGCCGACGGATGAGACGGGTGCCAACCGTCCCTTGGGCGATCCCGCCCATTGCGATTTTTGGCGCGTCGCTCCATCTGGCCGCGCCCTTATTGTCCGTGGCTACCAAGAAGATTCGCAGGATACCTTTGCGCCGGCAACAATCTTTGACACGACTCTACCGGTTTGGCGCATGGGTGAATTACTCCTGCATGCAGCCGAACTCGCGACGCTCATGAAGCGCGACGCGGCGGACATCAAGGTCCGCATGCGCGCGCACTACTCGGGCCTGACGGGACGCGTTCTTCGCAACTGGGGTAACCCGTCCAGTGACTTGATATTTGAGGGTGGGGCCGCGCGCAGCGACGAAGCCGTGCTCGAAACGACCGCCACGATTCAGGACATTAAGGAAAAGCTAGCTGACGTGCTCCATCCGCTCGTCGCTTCGCTGTTTGAAAGATTTGGAGTAAGCGGACTTTCCGTTGAGCGCGTTCGGGCGGAAGTTGGGCGCCTCACGGAGAATTCATTGCACTCCGTAAGGAGCTAG
- a CDS encoding hotdog family protein encodes MPSIMIDKRYCGPPNSGNGGYVCGRLAAHIQGGAEVTLRAPPPLDRRLDAVATDGTAWELRDGATVVATARSATVELARLEQASFDEACAAELTTPIKPHEHPLPTCFVCGPARALGDGLRIFPGLLARQPPTASAVFAAAWTPDPTLAAEDGRVAPEFLWSALDCPTGYASSHDRESGRFDRTPILLGRMSARIETRPHPGERCVITAWEAGRDGRKRVGEAAVHGENGTLLAVARATWIAVDRDVQLGRA; translated from the coding sequence ATGCCATCGATCATGATCGACAAGCGCTACTGCGGTCCGCCGAACTCCGGAAATGGCGGATATGTCTGCGGCCGGCTGGCCGCACATATTCAGGGCGGCGCCGAGGTGACGTTACGCGCGCCGCCTCCGCTGGACAGGCGGCTCGATGCCGTCGCGACCGACGGCACGGCATGGGAGCTTCGCGACGGCGCCACGGTCGTTGCCACCGCCCGATCGGCCACCGTCGAACTTGCGCGCCTTGAGCAGGCAAGCTTCGACGAAGCCTGCGCGGCCGAATTGACCACGCCGATCAAGCCGCATGAGCATCCGCTGCCGACCTGTTTCGTGTGCGGTCCGGCGCGGGCGCTTGGCGACGGCCTTCGTATTTTTCCGGGACTACTGGCGCGTCAACCGCCCACCGCTTCGGCCGTGTTCGCGGCGGCCTGGACGCCGGATCCGACCTTGGCGGCGGAAGACGGACGGGTTGCGCCCGAATTTCTTTGGTCGGCGCTCGATTGTCCCACGGGCTATGCTTCCTCTCATGACCGCGAGAGCGGCCGCTTCGACCGCACGCCGATCCTGCTCGGCCGGATGTCGGCACGGATCGAGACACGGCCGCATCCGGGAGAGCGCTGCGTCATCACGGCCTGGGAGGCCGGCCGCGACGGCCGCAAACGCGTCGGCGAAGCCGCAGTCCATGGCGAAAACGGAACGTTGCTGGCCGTGGCCCGAGCGACCTGGATCGCAGTCGATCGCGACGTACAGCTTGGCCGCGCCTGA